A window of Lytechinus pictus isolate F3 Inbred chromosome 7, Lp3.0, whole genome shotgun sequence contains these coding sequences:
- the LOC129264577 gene encoding zinc finger protein ubi-d4 B-like isoform X5 has protein sequence MLKNARVKTKTSTLRHAFQFVGLNEERKREREAQTDVEQFYKEALENASNFNSRMMSERKMRLPFLDSQTGVAQNNCFLWFQKRHRAQGQERGQLYTYPSRRWRKKRKNHQPVPVEIAENKILAEALGADLGDFSGEVPVETAINPEHDPTQYGGITIHPVHQESEDILRHLEADDVYPDAGEIDRPGSESDEDYEVSSRKKKQKKGRGTGGGRRSRGGGGGGGGGGDGEMPLLTAEDRPYACKVCKKRYKNRQGLNYHTQHTHQGDLDTSMEEPESQPSPLEPVTDPLGEAPKSSKGGQPETNNYCDFCLGDATENKKTRMPEDLISCSDCGRSGHPTCLQFTDTMIQKVKGYRWQCIECKSCGLCGTSDNDDQLLFCDDCDRGYHMYCLNPPMQAPPEGSWICDLCKV, from the exons atgttaaaaaatGCTCGAGTCAAGACAAAAACCTCGACTCTACGACATGCTTTTCAGTTTGTGGGACTGAATGAAGAAAGGAAGCGAGAGAGAGAGGCGCA GACAGATGTTGAGCAGTTCTACAAGGAAGCCTTGGAAAATGCTTCTAATTTCAATTCTCGGATGATGTCAGAACGGAAGATGAGACTTCCGTTTCTTGACTCTCAGACTGGTGTAGCCCAGAATAACTGCTTCTTGTGGTTCCAGAAGCGTCATAGAGCCCAGGGTCAGGAACGGGGCCAACTGTACACCTACCCTTCCAGGAGATGGAGGAAGAAGCGCAAGAATCACCAGCCTGTCCCAGTAGAAATTGCAGAGAACAAAATTCTTGCTGAAGCCTTAGGGGCAGACCTTG GTGATTTTTCAGGTGAGGTCCCGGTAGAGACGGCCATCAACCCCGAGCATGACCCGACACAATACGGAGGCATCACCATCCACCCAGTCCATCAAGAATCAGAGGATATCCTGAGACACCTTGAAGCTGATGATGTATACCCTGATGCTGGTGAGATTGACAGACCGGGCTCAGAGAGCGACGAGGACTACGAGGTGTCGTCTCGTaaaaagaagcagaagaag GGGCGTGGTACGGGAGGAGGACGACGATCGCGAGGAGGGGGaggtggtggaggaggaggaggagatggTGAGATGCCACTACTAACTGCTGAAGATAGACCTTATGCATGTAAAG TCTGCAAGAAACGGTACAAGAACCGGCAGGGTTTGAACTACCACACCCAACACACCCACCAAGGAGACCTGGACACCAGCATGGAGGAGCCGGAGTCCCAGCCGTCGCCCCTGGAACCAGTGACTGACCCAC TAGGTGAAGCTCCCAAGTCAAGTAAAGGAGGTCAACCAGAAACCAATAATTACTGTGACTTCTGCCTCGGCGATGCCACCGAGAACAAGAAGACGAGGATGCCGGAAGATCTCATATCGTGTTCAGACTGTGGTAGATCAG GCCATCCAACCTGTCTCCAGTTCACTGATACCATGATacagaaggtcaaaggttaccGTTGGCAGTGCATCGAGTGCAAGTCATGCGGACTCTGTGGCACTTCAGACAATGAT GACCAACTGTTGTTCTGCGATGACTGTGATAGGGGATACCACATGTATTGTCTCAATCCACCCATGCAGGCACCACCTGAAG GAAGCTGGATATGTGACCTGTGCAAGGTGTGA
- the LOC129264577 gene encoding zinc finger protein ubi-d4 B-like isoform X6, giving the protein MLKNARVKTKTSTLRHAFQFVGLNEERKREREAQTDVEQFYKEALENASNFNSRMMSERKMRLPFLDSQTGVAQNNCFLWFQKRHRAQGQERGQLYTYPSRRWRKKRKNHQPVPVEIAENKILAEALGADLGDFSGEVPVETAINPEHDPTQYGGITIHPVHQESEDILRHLEADDVYPDAGEIDRPGSESDEDYEVSSRKKKQKKGRGTGGGRRSRGGGGGGGGGGDGEMPLLTAEDRPYACKVCKKRYKNRQGLNYHTQHTHQGDLDTSMEEPESQPSPLEPVTDPREAPKSSKGGQPETNNYCDFCLGDATENKKTRMPEDLISCSDCGRSGHPTCLQFTDTMIQKVKGYRWQCIECKSCGLCGTSDNDDQLLFCDDCDRGYHMYCLNPPMQAPPEGSWICDLCKV; this is encoded by the exons atgttaaaaaatGCTCGAGTCAAGACAAAAACCTCGACTCTACGACATGCTTTTCAGTTTGTGGGACTGAATGAAGAAAGGAAGCGAGAGAGAGAGGCGCA GACAGATGTTGAGCAGTTCTACAAGGAAGCCTTGGAAAATGCTTCTAATTTCAATTCTCGGATGATGTCAGAACGGAAGATGAGACTTCCGTTTCTTGACTCTCAGACTGGTGTAGCCCAGAATAACTGCTTCTTGTGGTTCCAGAAGCGTCATAGAGCCCAGGGTCAGGAACGGGGCCAACTGTACACCTACCCTTCCAGGAGATGGAGGAAGAAGCGCAAGAATCACCAGCCTGTCCCAGTAGAAATTGCAGAGAACAAAATTCTTGCTGAAGCCTTAGGGGCAGACCTTG GTGATTTTTCAGGTGAGGTCCCGGTAGAGACGGCCATCAACCCCGAGCATGACCCGACACAATACGGAGGCATCACCATCCACCCAGTCCATCAAGAATCAGAGGATATCCTGAGACACCTTGAAGCTGATGATGTATACCCTGATGCTGGTGAGATTGACAGACCGGGCTCAGAGAGCGACGAGGACTACGAGGTGTCGTCTCGTaaaaagaagcagaagaag GGGCGTGGTACGGGAGGAGGACGACGATCGCGAGGAGGGGGaggtggtggaggaggaggaggagatggTGAGATGCCACTACTAACTGCTGAAGATAGACCTTATGCATGTAAAG TCTGCAAGAAACGGTACAAGAACCGGCAGGGTTTGAACTACCACACCCAACACACCCACCAAGGAGACCTGGACACCAGCATGGAGGAGCCGGAGTCCCAGCCGTCGCCCCTGGAACCAGTGACTGACCCAC GTGAAGCTCCCAAGTCAAGTAAAGGAGGTCAACCAGAAACCAATAATTACTGTGACTTCTGCCTCGGCGATGCCACCGAGAACAAGAAGACGAGGATGCCGGAAGATCTCATATCGTGTTCAGACTGTGGTAGATCAG GCCATCCAACCTGTCTCCAGTTCACTGATACCATGATacagaaggtcaaaggttaccGTTGGCAGTGCATCGAGTGCAAGTCATGCGGACTCTGTGGCACTTCAGACAATGAT GACCAACTGTTGTTCTGCGATGACTGTGATAGGGGATACCACATGTATTGTCTCAATCCACCCATGCAGGCACCACCTGAAG GAAGCTGGATATGTGACCTGTGCAAGGTGTGA
- the LOC129264577 gene encoding zinc finger protein DPF3-like isoform X3: protein MLKNARVKTKTSTLRHAFQFVGLNEERKREREAQTDVEQFYKEALENASNFNSRMMSERKMRLPFLDSQTGVAQNNCFLWFQKRHRAQGQERGQLYTYPSRRWRKKRKNHQPVPVEIAENKILAEALGADLGDFSGEVPVETAINPEHDPTQYGGITIHPVHQESEDILRHLEADDVYPDAGEIDRPGSESDEDYEVSSRKKKQKKGRGTGGGRRSRGGGGGGGGGGDVCKKRYKNRQGLNYHTQHTHQGDLDTSMEEPESQPSPLEPVTDPRKHPVKNTMDLEAASVSAVTSASEDSLGEAPKSSKGGQPETNNYCDFCLGDATENKKTRMPEDLISCSDCGRSGHPTCLQFTDTMIQKVKGYRWQCIECKSCGLCGTSDNDDQLLFCDDCDRGYHMYCLNPPMQAPPEGSWICDLCKV, encoded by the exons atgttaaaaaatGCTCGAGTCAAGACAAAAACCTCGACTCTACGACATGCTTTTCAGTTTGTGGGACTGAATGAAGAAAGGAAGCGAGAGAGAGAGGCGCA GACAGATGTTGAGCAGTTCTACAAGGAAGCCTTGGAAAATGCTTCTAATTTCAATTCTCGGATGATGTCAGAACGGAAGATGAGACTTCCGTTTCTTGACTCTCAGACTGGTGTAGCCCAGAATAACTGCTTCTTGTGGTTCCAGAAGCGTCATAGAGCCCAGGGTCAGGAACGGGGCCAACTGTACACCTACCCTTCCAGGAGATGGAGGAAGAAGCGCAAGAATCACCAGCCTGTCCCAGTAGAAATTGCAGAGAACAAAATTCTTGCTGAAGCCTTAGGGGCAGACCTTG GTGATTTTTCAGGTGAGGTCCCGGTAGAGACGGCCATCAACCCCGAGCATGACCCGACACAATACGGAGGCATCACCATCCACCCAGTCCATCAAGAATCAGAGGATATCCTGAGACACCTTGAAGCTGATGATGTATACCCTGATGCTGGTGAGATTGACAGACCGGGCTCAGAGAGCGACGAGGACTACGAGGTGTCGTCTCGTaaaaagaagcagaagaag GGGCGTGGTACGGGAGGAGGACGACGATCGCGAGGAGGGGGaggtggtggaggaggaggaggagatg TCTGCAAGAAACGGTACAAGAACCGGCAGGGTTTGAACTACCACACCCAACACACCCACCAAGGAGACCTGGACACCAGCATGGAGGAGCCGGAGTCCCAGCCGTCGCCCCTGGAACCAGTGACTGACCCACGTAAGCATCCAGTCAAGAACACTATGGATCTAGAAGCTGCCTCTGTGTCTGCTGTGACAAGCGCAAGCGAAGACAGTC TAGGTGAAGCTCCCAAGTCAAGTAAAGGAGGTCAACCAGAAACCAATAATTACTGTGACTTCTGCCTCGGCGATGCCACCGAGAACAAGAAGACGAGGATGCCGGAAGATCTCATATCGTGTTCAGACTGTGGTAGATCAG GCCATCCAACCTGTCTCCAGTTCACTGATACCATGATacagaaggtcaaaggttaccGTTGGCAGTGCATCGAGTGCAAGTCATGCGGACTCTGTGGCACTTCAGACAATGAT GACCAACTGTTGTTCTGCGATGACTGTGATAGGGGATACCACATGTATTGTCTCAATCCACCCATGCAGGCACCACCTGAAG GAAGCTGGATATGTGACCTGTGCAAGGTGTGA
- the LOC129264577 gene encoding zinc finger protein ubi-d4-like isoform X1, with the protein MLKNARVKTKTSTLRHAFQFVGLNEERKREREAQTDVEQFYKEALENASNFNSRMMSERKMRLPFLDSQTGVAQNNCFLWFQKRHRAQGQERGQLYTYPSRRWRKKRKNHQPVPVEIAENKILAEALGADLGDFSGEVPVETAINPEHDPTQYGGITIHPVHQESEDILRHLEADDVYPDAGEIDRPGSESDEDYEVSSRKKKQKKGRGTGGGRRSRGGGGGGGGGGDGEMPLLTAEDRPYACKVCKKRYKNRQGLNYHTQHTHQGDLDTSMEEPESQPSPLEPVTDPRKHPVKNTMDLEAASVSAVTSASEDSLGEAPKSSKGGQPETNNYCDFCLGDATENKKTRMPEDLISCSDCGRSGHPTCLQFTDTMIQKVKGYRWQCIECKSCGLCGTSDNDDQLLFCDDCDRGYHMYCLNPPMQAPPEGSWICDLCKV; encoded by the exons atgttaaaaaatGCTCGAGTCAAGACAAAAACCTCGACTCTACGACATGCTTTTCAGTTTGTGGGACTGAATGAAGAAAGGAAGCGAGAGAGAGAGGCGCA GACAGATGTTGAGCAGTTCTACAAGGAAGCCTTGGAAAATGCTTCTAATTTCAATTCTCGGATGATGTCAGAACGGAAGATGAGACTTCCGTTTCTTGACTCTCAGACTGGTGTAGCCCAGAATAACTGCTTCTTGTGGTTCCAGAAGCGTCATAGAGCCCAGGGTCAGGAACGGGGCCAACTGTACACCTACCCTTCCAGGAGATGGAGGAAGAAGCGCAAGAATCACCAGCCTGTCCCAGTAGAAATTGCAGAGAACAAAATTCTTGCTGAAGCCTTAGGGGCAGACCTTG GTGATTTTTCAGGTGAGGTCCCGGTAGAGACGGCCATCAACCCCGAGCATGACCCGACACAATACGGAGGCATCACCATCCACCCAGTCCATCAAGAATCAGAGGATATCCTGAGACACCTTGAAGCTGATGATGTATACCCTGATGCTGGTGAGATTGACAGACCGGGCTCAGAGAGCGACGAGGACTACGAGGTGTCGTCTCGTaaaaagaagcagaagaag GGGCGTGGTACGGGAGGAGGACGACGATCGCGAGGAGGGGGaggtggtggaggaggaggaggagatggTGAGATGCCACTACTAACTGCTGAAGATAGACCTTATGCATGTAAAG TCTGCAAGAAACGGTACAAGAACCGGCAGGGTTTGAACTACCACACCCAACACACCCACCAAGGAGACCTGGACACCAGCATGGAGGAGCCGGAGTCCCAGCCGTCGCCCCTGGAACCAGTGACTGACCCACGTAAGCATCCAGTCAAGAACACTATGGATCTAGAAGCTGCCTCTGTGTCTGCTGTGACAAGCGCAAGCGAAGACAGTC TAGGTGAAGCTCCCAAGTCAAGTAAAGGAGGTCAACCAGAAACCAATAATTACTGTGACTTCTGCCTCGGCGATGCCACCGAGAACAAGAAGACGAGGATGCCGGAAGATCTCATATCGTGTTCAGACTGTGGTAGATCAG GCCATCCAACCTGTCTCCAGTTCACTGATACCATGATacagaaggtcaaaggttaccGTTGGCAGTGCATCGAGTGCAAGTCATGCGGACTCTGTGGCACTTCAGACAATGAT GACCAACTGTTGTTCTGCGATGACTGTGATAGGGGATACCACATGTATTGTCTCAATCCACCCATGCAGGCACCACCTGAAG GAAGCTGGATATGTGACCTGTGCAAGGTGTGA
- the LOC129264577 gene encoding zinc finger protein ubi-d4 B-like isoform X2 gives MLKNARVKTKTSTLRHAFQFVGLNEERKREREAQTDVEQFYKEALENASNFNSRMMSERKMRLPFLDSQTGVAQNNCFLWFQKRHRAQGQERGQLYTYPSRRWRKKRKNHQPVPVEIAENKILAEALGADLGDFSGEVPVETAINPEHDPTQYGGITIHPVHQESEDILRHLEADDVYPDAGEIDRPGSESDEDYEVSSRKKKQKKGRGTGGGRRSRGGGGGGGGGGDGEMPLLTAEDRPYACKVCKKRYKNRQGLNYHTQHTHQGDLDTSMEEPESQPSPLEPVTDPRKHPVKNTMDLEAASVSAVTSASEDSREAPKSSKGGQPETNNYCDFCLGDATENKKTRMPEDLISCSDCGRSGHPTCLQFTDTMIQKVKGYRWQCIECKSCGLCGTSDNDDQLLFCDDCDRGYHMYCLNPPMQAPPEGSWICDLCKV, from the exons atgttaaaaaatGCTCGAGTCAAGACAAAAACCTCGACTCTACGACATGCTTTTCAGTTTGTGGGACTGAATGAAGAAAGGAAGCGAGAGAGAGAGGCGCA GACAGATGTTGAGCAGTTCTACAAGGAAGCCTTGGAAAATGCTTCTAATTTCAATTCTCGGATGATGTCAGAACGGAAGATGAGACTTCCGTTTCTTGACTCTCAGACTGGTGTAGCCCAGAATAACTGCTTCTTGTGGTTCCAGAAGCGTCATAGAGCCCAGGGTCAGGAACGGGGCCAACTGTACACCTACCCTTCCAGGAGATGGAGGAAGAAGCGCAAGAATCACCAGCCTGTCCCAGTAGAAATTGCAGAGAACAAAATTCTTGCTGAAGCCTTAGGGGCAGACCTTG GTGATTTTTCAGGTGAGGTCCCGGTAGAGACGGCCATCAACCCCGAGCATGACCCGACACAATACGGAGGCATCACCATCCACCCAGTCCATCAAGAATCAGAGGATATCCTGAGACACCTTGAAGCTGATGATGTATACCCTGATGCTGGTGAGATTGACAGACCGGGCTCAGAGAGCGACGAGGACTACGAGGTGTCGTCTCGTaaaaagaagcagaagaag GGGCGTGGTACGGGAGGAGGACGACGATCGCGAGGAGGGGGaggtggtggaggaggaggaggagatggTGAGATGCCACTACTAACTGCTGAAGATAGACCTTATGCATGTAAAG TCTGCAAGAAACGGTACAAGAACCGGCAGGGTTTGAACTACCACACCCAACACACCCACCAAGGAGACCTGGACACCAGCATGGAGGAGCCGGAGTCCCAGCCGTCGCCCCTGGAACCAGTGACTGACCCACGTAAGCATCCAGTCAAGAACACTATGGATCTAGAAGCTGCCTCTGTGTCTGCTGTGACAAGCGCAAGCGAAGACAGTC GTGAAGCTCCCAAGTCAAGTAAAGGAGGTCAACCAGAAACCAATAATTACTGTGACTTCTGCCTCGGCGATGCCACCGAGAACAAGAAGACGAGGATGCCGGAAGATCTCATATCGTGTTCAGACTGTGGTAGATCAG GCCATCCAACCTGTCTCCAGTTCACTGATACCATGATacagaaggtcaaaggttaccGTTGGCAGTGCATCGAGTGCAAGTCATGCGGACTCTGTGGCACTTCAGACAATGAT GACCAACTGTTGTTCTGCGATGACTGTGATAGGGGATACCACATGTATTGTCTCAATCCACCCATGCAGGCACCACCTGAAG GAAGCTGGATATGTGACCTGTGCAAGGTGTGA
- the LOC129264577 gene encoding zinc finger protein ubi-d4-like isoform X11 encodes MMSERKMRLPFLDSQTGVAQNNCFLWFQKRHRAQGQERGQLYTYPSRRWRKKRKNHQPVPVEIAENKILAEALGADLGDFSGEVPVETAINPEHDPTQYGGITIHPVHQESEDILRHLEADDVYPDAGEIDRPGSESDEDYEVSSRKKKQKKGRGTGGGRRSRGGGGGGGGGGDGEMPLLTAEDRPYACKVCKKRYKNRQGLNYHTQHTHQGDLDTSMEEPESQPSPLEPVTDPRKHPVKNTMDLEAASVSAVTSASEDSLGEAPKSSKGGQPETNNYCDFCLGDATENKKTRMPEDLISCSDCGRSGHPTCLQFTDTMIQKVKGYRWQCIECKSCGLCGTSDNDDQLLFCDDCDRGYHMYCLNPPMQAPPEGSWICDLCKV; translated from the exons ATGATGTCAGAACGGAAGATGAGACTTCCGTTTCTTGACTCTCAGACTGGTGTAGCCCAGAATAACTGCTTCTTGTGGTTCCAGAAGCGTCATAGAGCCCAGGGTCAGGAACGGGGCCAACTGTACACCTACCCTTCCAGGAGATGGAGGAAGAAGCGCAAGAATCACCAGCCTGTCCCAGTAGAAATTGCAGAGAACAAAATTCTTGCTGAAGCCTTAGGGGCAGACCTTG GTGATTTTTCAGGTGAGGTCCCGGTAGAGACGGCCATCAACCCCGAGCATGACCCGACACAATACGGAGGCATCACCATCCACCCAGTCCATCAAGAATCAGAGGATATCCTGAGACACCTTGAAGCTGATGATGTATACCCTGATGCTGGTGAGATTGACAGACCGGGCTCAGAGAGCGACGAGGACTACGAGGTGTCGTCTCGTaaaaagaagcagaagaag GGGCGTGGTACGGGAGGAGGACGACGATCGCGAGGAGGGGGaggtggtggaggaggaggaggagatggTGAGATGCCACTACTAACTGCTGAAGATAGACCTTATGCATGTAAAG TCTGCAAGAAACGGTACAAGAACCGGCAGGGTTTGAACTACCACACCCAACACACCCACCAAGGAGACCTGGACACCAGCATGGAGGAGCCGGAGTCCCAGCCGTCGCCCCTGGAACCAGTGACTGACCCACGTAAGCATCCAGTCAAGAACACTATGGATCTAGAAGCTGCCTCTGTGTCTGCTGTGACAAGCGCAAGCGAAGACAGTC TAGGTGAAGCTCCCAAGTCAAGTAAAGGAGGTCAACCAGAAACCAATAATTACTGTGACTTCTGCCTCGGCGATGCCACCGAGAACAAGAAGACGAGGATGCCGGAAGATCTCATATCGTGTTCAGACTGTGGTAGATCAG GCCATCCAACCTGTCTCCAGTTCACTGATACCATGATacagaaggtcaaaggttaccGTTGGCAGTGCATCGAGTGCAAGTCATGCGGACTCTGTGGCACTTCAGACAATGAT GACCAACTGTTGTTCTGCGATGACTGTGATAGGGGATACCACATGTATTGTCTCAATCCACCCATGCAGGCACCACCTGAAG GAAGCTGGATATGTGACCTGTGCAAGGTGTGA